From one Longimicrobium sp. genomic stretch:
- a CDS encoding radical SAM/SPASM domain-containing protein: MSTSEVMAISPLDRAPAAPQGPLTQLRYTPARRWVPSRFNARTVGADGRMLLWNTFTGAMMEFLPEHRDAALAVLTAGPVSEPFDPFGTHLAGRGFLVPEGVDELARFRTQFGRQQWRTDTLHLILLASEDCNFRCVYCYEKFRNGTMLPEVRQGVRTLVEQRAPKLGYLTISWFGGEPLYGWEAIEELAPVFDRAVRDHGLRFQHGMTTNGYLLNEEKATKLLDWGCNRFQITLDGLPQDHDCKRVGRDGSPTYATILDNLRALRERRTEFEVTVRVNYDQENFVRLGPFLEALSEDFAHDRRFRVRYRAIGQWGGDNDDRLAVCGMDERRHVRDELRDKALGLGLGTEGGIDEVRTPGAQVCYAARPYSFIVGATGKLMKCTVALDEMPENVVGRITPEGVMELNDLNMTQWTAPHFENDELCKHCYVLPGCQGAACPITRITEGKRTCCGVKPNLKSEMRFTLDAAARARASGIAALRPEPTAVG, translated from the coding sequence ATGAGCACGAGCGAGGTGATGGCGATTTCGCCGCTGGACCGCGCCCCCGCGGCGCCGCAGGGGCCGCTCACGCAGCTGCGCTACACGCCGGCGCGGCGCTGGGTGCCGTCGCGCTTCAACGCGCGCACCGTGGGTGCCGACGGGCGGATGCTGCTGTGGAACACCTTCACCGGCGCGATGATGGAGTTCCTTCCCGAGCATCGCGACGCGGCGCTGGCGGTGCTCACCGCCGGCCCGGTGAGCGAGCCCTTCGACCCCTTCGGCACGCACCTGGCCGGGCGCGGCTTCCTGGTGCCCGAGGGAGTAGACGAGCTGGCGCGCTTCCGCACCCAGTTCGGGCGGCAGCAGTGGCGCACCGACACGCTGCACCTGATCCTGCTGGCCAGCGAGGACTGCAACTTCCGCTGCGTGTACTGCTACGAGAAGTTCAGGAACGGCACCATGCTTCCCGAGGTGCGGCAGGGGGTGCGCACGCTGGTGGAGCAGCGCGCGCCCAAGCTGGGCTACCTCACCATCAGCTGGTTCGGCGGCGAGCCGCTGTACGGGTGGGAGGCCATCGAGGAGCTGGCGCCCGTGTTCGACCGGGCGGTGCGGGACCACGGGCTGCGCTTCCAGCACGGGATGACCACCAACGGCTACCTGCTGAACGAGGAGAAGGCCACGAAGCTCCTGGACTGGGGGTGCAACCGCTTCCAGATCACGCTGGACGGGCTGCCGCAGGACCACGACTGCAAGCGCGTGGGGCGCGACGGGTCTCCGACCTACGCCACCATTCTCGACAACCTGCGCGCGCTGCGCGAGCGCCGCACCGAGTTCGAGGTGACGGTGCGGGTGAACTACGACCAGGAGAACTTCGTGCGCCTGGGGCCCTTCCTGGAGGCGCTGAGCGAGGACTTCGCCCACGACCGCCGCTTCCGGGTGCGCTACCGCGCCATCGGGCAGTGGGGGGGCGACAACGACGACCGGCTGGCGGTGTGCGGGATGGACGAGCGCCGGCACGTGCGCGACGAGCTGCGCGACAAGGCCCTGGGGCTGGGGCTGGGCACCGAGGGCGGGATCGACGAGGTGCGCACGCCGGGGGCGCAGGTGTGCTACGCGGCCCGGCCCTACAGCTTCATCGTGGGCGCCACGGGCAAGCTGATGAAGTGCACGGTGGCCCTCGACGAGATGCCCGAGAACGTGGTCGGCCGCATCACGCCCGAAGGGGTGATGGAGCTGAACGACCTGAACATGACGCAGTGGACGGCACCGCACTTCGAGAACGACGAGCTGTGCAAGCACTGCTACGTGCTCCCCGGGTGCCAGGGCGCGGCGTGCCCCATCACCCGCATCACCGAGGGCAAGCGCACCTGCTGCGGGGTGAAGCCCAACCTGAAGAGCGAGATGCGCTTCACCCTCGACGCGGCGGCCCGCGCGCGCGCGTCGGGGATCGCGGCGCTCCGCCCGGAGCCCACCGCCGTCGGCTGA
- a CDS encoding tetratricopeptide repeat protein codes for MRPSHALPLPPFAPGAHVVVLEAEAGTERRERLEAWVRACAGQEGWNAWLLPCDTSRGGLWAGVDTWLQALLPRLEPEAPALFRRHDQEITQVLPLLLRRIRPRYVPLTESSVAEEAVRNYAADRAYRIGHGVIDLLAGWHAESGAGRWALACEAFDRRGAIAGHFFQHLLRRRGHALGLVLVAAVDPGHGDAVEAELAPHARVTRVRIELEPSPEAQPDPAEAARLAEEMDAWVREDTVYIRAHGHEVIRLWNAAGRPDRAADWHAVVMGLLTQMGFYADALRHAAVVRANLALFDRPGFFFTRTALVDKLQVIHLTAGQPEVSREILQTEGLDRLTDPADRVRVLYQMAMLHGRHLPKRDPAAAERYLDEAMRELERAEMKPEERAFLTAFLLNGLAYLRFRQGNAGEAIELSHGNSERLDRSLPPGRHRLHRSVLLYNAGQVYAQAGAVDEAIRHYEMAMEMDPDYSEYYNDRGNLYLKQGRAAEAEQDFRRAIELSPPYPEVWFNLGQALARQGRGAEAEAAWERAVDLDPARPEPWAGLARARHARGERDEALRAYDAAVAADPANALLRANRAAVRFEAGRLHEAMEDLDRAVELAPDNAALRRNRALAQEAVARRAGAALQPA; via the coding sequence ATGCGGCCGAGCCACGCACTTCCCCTTCCCCCCTTCGCCCCGGGCGCGCACGTGGTGGTGCTCGAGGCCGAGGCCGGCACGGAGCGCCGCGAGCGCCTGGAGGCGTGGGTGCGCGCCTGCGCCGGACAGGAGGGCTGGAACGCCTGGCTCCTTCCCTGCGACACCAGCCGGGGCGGCCTGTGGGCGGGGGTGGACACCTGGCTCCAGGCGCTCCTCCCGCGGCTCGAGCCCGAGGCTCCCGCGCTGTTCCGGCGGCACGACCAGGAGATCACGCAGGTCCTTCCCCTGCTGCTGCGCCGCATCCGCCCCCGTTACGTACCGCTGACCGAGAGCTCGGTGGCCGAGGAGGCCGTGCGCAACTACGCCGCCGACCGCGCGTACCGCATCGGCCACGGGGTGATCGACCTGCTGGCCGGGTGGCACGCCGAGTCGGGCGCCGGGCGCTGGGCGCTGGCGTGCGAGGCGTTCGACCGCCGCGGCGCCATCGCCGGCCACTTCTTCCAGCACCTGCTCCGCCGGCGCGGCCACGCGCTGGGGCTGGTCCTGGTCGCCGCCGTCGACCCCGGCCACGGCGACGCGGTGGAGGCCGAGCTCGCGCCGCACGCCCGCGTAACCCGGGTGCGGATAGAGCTGGAGCCGTCGCCCGAGGCGCAGCCGGACCCCGCCGAGGCCGCGCGCCTGGCCGAGGAGATGGACGCCTGGGTGCGCGAGGACACGGTGTACATCCGCGCCCACGGGCACGAGGTGATCCGGCTGTGGAACGCCGCGGGGCGCCCCGACCGCGCCGCCGACTGGCACGCCGTGGTGATGGGGCTGCTCACGCAGATGGGCTTCTACGCCGACGCCCTGCGGCACGCGGCCGTGGTCCGCGCCAACCTGGCCCTCTTCGACCGCCCCGGCTTCTTCTTCACCCGCACCGCCCTGGTCGACAAGCTCCAGGTGATCCACCTGACCGCCGGCCAGCCCGAGGTGTCGCGCGAGATCCTGCAGACCGAGGGGCTGGACCGGCTCACCGACCCGGCCGACCGCGTCCGCGTGCTGTACCAGATGGCCATGCTGCACGGCCGCCATCTCCCCAAACGCGACCCGGCGGCCGCCGAGCGCTACCTGGACGAGGCCATGCGCGAGCTGGAGCGCGCGGAGATGAAGCCGGAGGAGCGCGCCTTTCTGACCGCGTTCCTGCTGAACGGGCTGGCGTACCTGCGCTTCCGCCAGGGGAACGCCGGCGAGGCCATCGAGCTGTCGCACGGCAACTCCGAGCGGCTGGACCGCAGCCTTCCCCCCGGTCGGCACCGCCTGCACCGCTCGGTGCTGCTGTACAACGCCGGCCAGGTGTACGCGCAGGCGGGCGCCGTCGACGAGGCCATCCGCCACTACGAGATGGCCATGGAGATGGACCCCGACTACAGCGAGTACTACAACGACCGCGGCAACCTGTACCTGAAGCAGGGGCGCGCCGCCGAGGCCGAGCAGGATTTCCGCCGCGCCATCGAGCTGTCGCCGCCCTACCCCGAGGTGTGGTTCAACCTGGGGCAGGCGCTGGCGCGGCAGGGGCGCGGCGCCGAGGCCGAGGCCGCCTGGGAGCGTGCCGTGGACCTGGACCCCGCCCGCCCCGAGCCCTGGGCCGGGCTGGCCCGCGCCCGCCACGCGCGCGGAGAGCGCGACGAGGCGCTGCGGGCGTACGACGCCGCCGTGGCCGCCGACCCGGCCAACGCGCTGCTGCGGGCCAACCGCGCCGCGGTGCGCTTCGAGGCCGGGCGCCTGCACGAGGCCATGGAGGACCTGGACCGCGCCGTGGAGCTGGCGCCCGACAACGCCGCGCTCCGCCGCAACCGCGCCCTGGCGCAGGAAGCCGTGGCCCGCCGCGCCGGAGCGGCGCTGCAGCCCGCGTGA